The Nicotiana sylvestris chromosome 6, ASM39365v2, whole genome shotgun sequence genomic sequence GGGAGAAAGAAATATAACAGAAGAAGCAGAATATATAATTTAGTTACCCTCTTCACTAGAGCCAGACAAAGATGACGCTTAATATCCCTCCTGAGATCCTTAGGCAAATTCTGAACTATATTCTCTTCATCCACTCCGCGTGTTTCTTGCCACTTGTACTGATCATAGCCCCTAACCCGTTCTCGGAGATCTTGTGGAAGCAATCGGTGATGCATCCACTGTTCTGAGTCGCGCCTTTTAACTCTCATCTCCTCAAGTCGAATAGTAAGAGACTGAAGGTATGTCTGTGACAGCAAAATACCAAACTCATAAGTTACAAATCTCCCATGGATACAATGCCATTATCAGAAACACTTTGACTTCACAGAAATTAAAAAATCATAAAAGAAACATCTTGTTGAACAACAGATTTGAAGTGTTATGTAATTTTATGCGACGAGAAAAATCTTTATATAAGATGGTAATTACCTGCATGTTACCAATCAACAGTGCAAAGAGAATGAGCCCGAGTATTGCAAGTGCAATAGAGAAAAGAGACTCCCCGGGAAACGTGCTAGTTTGAAGTCCCTGTCCAAGGGTACTGCACAAGTAAAACATGAAATAAAGAATGTCATTACTACCAAATGTACTACAGAATTTAAAGGCAAAATAATGTAAATGTTCATTTAATTAGTTTCGCGAAGTCCAGCCtaatctcttctttttttcctccAGTCCTCTGTGTAGGAACtatgaataaaagaaaatcctACCACTACTATTAGTCAAACCAATTATTGAATAGACAATGCGAACCGGAAAAAGCCGTATACTCTGACGTAGGAATAATCATTGTAATACGATAATAGCACCTGATTAGCAAGAAATTCCCTGCTCTTGTCGTATTGAACCGGAAAAAGCATATCACACTGGAACAATTGAATTAGGTACTTGTCTTATATATGTGCTATAACTCCCGTACAACCCTATAGTCTTGTTACCTTATCATGAACAAAAAAAAGAACCTATAGTCTTGTTCACGTTGAACTATATGGAGACTCgcgaaaaggagaaaagaagaaTGTTAGTTGAGTATAAAAGTAAAGTCACCTCAAATTCTGGAGTCCCCACCACAAACAGTAGCAATATTTAGTCACGAACTTCATCGAGAAAACTATGCCAGATGACAAAGCCTgcttaaaaattccaaaatcaAATGGTCGGTCGTTGTCACTATCTACGGGGCATGCTTCATTTAAAACCGACTCACTGATACTGCTCCAAGCATTATACCCTGTCATTCCTTGATTGCCACAGTACAAGAAATCGGGGTTGCATGTTCCATTATGTTTACAAGCTTCTTGCCAGCATGTATCATAGCGTTCCACAGAAAGCAAATACCAAAAGGAACCAACTATCTGAAAAGAACCAAACAGAAGGGAAGTAAGAAAACTTCCTTTTTACGGAGAAAGAAGAACATTGTTATACATGTTAACCTAAGACCTACAAAAGAAGCCTGACAATCTATTGAGAAATAATAGAAATAACACGTGAAAAATTTAAAAAGGTGAACCAGCTATATGGACGACAACCAAATTAATTCCAACAATACTTTCAAGTTAAAACCGTGAGTTTTAATGATCGATTCTTGTTATTTGacgttattttgatgatttgaggtgGCGAGCAAGTTTTATGAGCAAGTTTAGCCCATAAATCTAAATAAGTCATTAAGATTAGACAGAGTCCTAAATTTTAACTCAAAAATGTACTATGCAGGTGGTGTTAAAGACGAAAAAGGGCAGCACTGTGCACAAAGCATCCCGCGTTCATGCAGGGTACGAGAAAGGGCCGCAccccaaggggtgtgatgtagacaactaactttaatgcaagcattagtggttgTTTCTACGGCTCGAATCTGTACCTATAGGTTAaacggagacaactttaccgttgctccaacgCTACCCTTCGTGGTGTTGCAAAGACGAACCATCCAAAATTCCAACTTATGGAAACAAGGCCCAAAATGCCGATGCTATGCAGAACAAGTAAAATATATATTCTTATTAGAATGAAAGAGTGAACTCTATACCAGCAATTGAACTAGAAACACAAAACAAGCTGCGTTTCGTTTGCTTTACAGATGCGGTTTTAGGCTTTTAGCTACTTCAAAGATAAGTAAGATGCTATTTGCACAGATTGCATTTTTACAATAATTTTCCCTCGTAAAAAGCTCCATAATGACAGGAAAACTTACACAAACATGAAAGAAGTAAAATTTTAATAACAACGACGTAATCAATAGGTTATACTACGCAGAAGCAACGGTAGAAACGGTTAATAGCAAACATTTCGACAACTGAATAAGTAGCTTACGTGACTAGCAAGCATGTATAACAGCAAATAGGATGCAGCGCCAGCCCATGCAGTTTCAGCAAAGACACCAGTAGTTCTTTTCAACTCTGCAGTTAAGGGTATAACTCGAGCAAATCTGGGGATATACTGAAGCAAAATGATATAGAGCAAAGCTTGTTTGGTAGCGAGTACATCAGAACCTGCTGATCTCTGCAGGAATCTCCCAACTACAATCTGCATAGAGAGGAAAAGGAAAGTGAACGAGAAGGAAAAAATCATTTACAAGTACATATTGGTCAGTGACCATAAGAGCCATGGTAGAAGACTAGTAATCGAAATAAAGTTGCAATTTGAGGAGACACCAAAGAAATATAAAGCATTTTGTTAAAACCTGAGGCAAGGGAAGCACAGAAAGAAGATCGATGATGAAATAGAACCGCAAGTATCTTTTAGCAATCTGTCCAGAATCTATCACAAGTTCACCCCGTCCAAAAACGCGAGATGATGGCGCAATATAAGCTGTACGAAACTGAAGTGCTATGTGAATAAGATAGAAAGCATCAACAATGGTACGTAGTGTAGTGGCTATAACAGCTAGCTTTCGATCAATCTGAAGGCAATTTGCCGTGTTATTAAAAACTGGAAGGTAGAAGAACAGTGGATCCACAGATACCGCCAGAATGCATGATACAACAAAGAGCTTATTCCACAAGAGAAGGAATTTATCTTGAGGATCAAAAATcttattctctgaaactttcagaTCTTCAGGAAATACTGCCTTAGAGACACCAAAACCGAGTGATCGACCAATAGACTTGAGTCCTTCCGACCCTTTTCTCATTCCTCTCTTAAAAGACCTTGACGGGCTGTTAGTTGCATGGCCAGAACGTCTAAAAGCTTCCATGTTGAAGCCACGTATATTTGTTGCAATTGATGCTAACCGTGAGGATACATTGGAATCAAGTCATCTGCCCTAAATGAAAATTTGATGAAGCAAGATTAGCTGCCAAATGATGATAGAGATACTCAAGGGAAAATCATCAATGACTAAACAAAATGGCCATAATATAATAGTAACATCTTATGTGTTATCTTTAACTAATAGAAAAATGCCTAATCCAACTAAAATATTGTTGAAAATAACCTTCAAAGACAATGAGGACAAGATGTAATCTATGAAAAAACAGAATACATTGATTTACCACATATTTCTCAACAGCTATTTAAGCAACAGATTGGAGTTAGCCCTTAGCTCCAACTTCcatttcaaatcaaataaatCAGGAACTTATGGAATCCAGTTTCATCCATTTACCCTTGATTTCACATTAAGTAAAAACGATGTCTAACATATAAGAACATACAACCCCCAAATAAGCATGGAAGAAAGTGGACTGAAACAAAAGATTGATAATCTCAACAAAGGATGTTCTTGTACCTCACAAACTTCTCTCGCTGCCCACCCAGATATTGGGATTTGGAACCACAATCAAACATTTTGTACAGTCAAACACATATGTAGTAACTGCAACAAAGCAAAAAAATTCCAGGTTCAGGTTCAAAAGCCGAATCTGTAGCAGCTTTATTTCCAAAATGGAACCATGGAAAAGAACATCATATTGAGCCACTTCAACAACAATCTCAATGTTCTTTTCCAACATGGAAGAAAAAGTTAAAAAATCGAAGTCAAACGAAGTTTAGAGAAGTGGAATAAGACCCCATTTAACTAGGCATAAATTTTTAACCAATAAAGATTGAATTTTTGTTGACCATTTCAGGTGTAAATTTGCATATAAATTCACACAAGCAATTCAGACAACAAAACAGATGACCATAACAAGCAAAGTAATCAAGACCATTTAATGAGTCAAATGAAGCAGAAAAGAGAGGCAAAAACAAGCAGAAAACTGAATTATATTGCTAATTAATGAATAATATCTGCAAGTGAAACAAGCCCCATAAATATGACCAATAAAGATTGGATTTTTATGGACAATTTCAGCTGTAAATTTGTATATAAATTGACACAAGCAATTCAGACAACAAAAAAAAGATGATAACATAACCAGCAAACTAATCAAGACTCATTTTACCAGTcaaaaaagcaacaaaaaaagagaaaaaaagacagAAAACTACATAATATTGCTAATTTAATCATTAATACcagcaaataaagatatatagAAGGCACAAACCCCATAAGTTTAACCAATAAAGATTGATTTTTTATTGACCATTTCAGCTGTAACTTTGTAAATAAATTCAGACAACAAAAACCAGATGATAACATAACCAGCAAACTAATCAAGAATCCATTTAACTATCaacaagaaagaaacaaaaagacccATAAATATGACCAATAAAGGTTGGATTTTTATGGACAATTTCAGCTGTAAATTTGTATATAAATTGACACAAGCAGTTCAGACAAGAAAAAAAGATGATAACATAACCAGCAAACTAATCAAGACTCATTTTACCAGTGAAAAAGCAACACAAAAAGACAGGAAACTAAATAATATTGCTAATTTAATAGTTAATATcagcaaataaagatatatagAAGGGACAAACCCGATAAATTTTACAGATAAAGACTGACTTTTTATTGACCATTTCAGCTGTAAATTTGTATATAAATTCAGACAACAAAAACCAGATGATAACATAACCAGCAAACTAATCAAGAATCCATTTAACTAGTcaacaagaaagaaagaaaaaataatccATAAATTTAACCAATAAAGATATTATTTTTATTGGCCACTTCAGCTGTAAATTTGGATATAAGTTCACATAACCAGCAAACTAATCAAGACTccatttttaaagttaaaaaaaacaagaaaaagaaaaaaagaacagaaaACTATATTATATTGCTAATTTTAATGAATAATCTCTACAAATGAAGATACATATAAAAAAAAGTAGATCAGAGAAAGGGACTTACAGTTAAAGTCTTTTGAGGTTTAATTGATGAACTAAGGTGTAAAAGAGATAGAGAAgaagggaagaagaaaaaaagtgtgtggggcgggggggggggggggcgtagGTGGGAGGGGTTGTAATAAAAAGCAGAGAAAAAGTCAAAAAAATTCTGAAAATGTACAGTATCTAAGGGATGCACTAAAACATAGAAGTCAAAAGTGAGGAACAGAACAGCAGAAGTTGTAATAAAATAGACACAAGTTGGGAAAAATGTAAACTTCCCAACCAAAAAAGACTTTCTCTTTTCCAATTGGCCAATTTTCTCATTTAGTCTATTCCTTTAATTTCCATAATAATATgccattctttcttcttcttttttttttttagaagagAAATGCTATGTACTCTTGTTATTCTAAAAatggaaaaggaaggaaaattTTAGAAAGGATATAACTAAAATATATTTGCAATTTTAGTATTCAAGGGGTTGAAAATAGTTAGTATGTTTTAACAATTACAAGTGTCTACTGGTTATTACTTGTTTTGTCATTTGCTTTCGTTCATTTTATCTTGTTGTTCCTTGTGATGACTCAAAGGGTCATCTAGTGTTCTAGAATCCAATTTGGGATTCCaaggccttcaaaacctcatcTTGCTTCtcctcgatttacgtgcacagtcccggagggtc encodes the following:
- the LOC104241852 gene encoding probable cyclic nucleotide-gated ion channel 5, giving the protein MEAFRRSGHATNSPSRSFKRGMRKGSEGLKSIGRSLGFGVSKAVFPEDLKVSENKIFDPQDKFLLLWNKLFVVSCILAVSVDPLFFYLPVFNNTANCLQIDRKLAVIATTLRTIVDAFYLIHIALQFRTAYIAPSSRVFGRGELVIDSGQIAKRYLRFYFIIDLLSVLPLPQIVVGRFLQRSAGSDVLATKQALLYIILLQYIPRFARVIPLTAELKRTTGVFAETAWAGAASYLLLYMLASHIVGSFWYLLSVERYDTCWQEACKHNGTCNPDFLYCGNQGMTGYNAWSSISESVLNEACPVDSDNDRPFDFGIFKQALSSGIVFSMKFVTKYCYCLWWGLQNLSTLGQGLQTSTFPGESLFSIALAILGLILFALLIGNMQTYLQSLTIRLEEMRVKRRDSEQWMHHRLLPQDLRERVRGYDQYKWQETRGVDEENIVQNLPKDLRRDIKRHLCLALVKRVPLFANMEERLLDAICERLKPCLYIENTYLVREGDPVDEMLFVIRGRLESVTTDGGRSGFFNRSLLKESDFCGEELLTWALDPKSGSNLPSSTRTVKALTEVEAFALIADELKFVASQFRKLHSRQVQHTFRFYSQHWRTWAACFIQAAWRRFTKRKLMELQRKEDEEAEALAGASSTPGGSPYSIRATFLASRFAANALRGVHRNRNLKTARELMKLQKPPEPDFSEDTE